From one Saprospiraceae bacterium genomic stretch:
- a CDS encoding helix-turn-helix transcriptional regulator, with the protein MSNFSSSSLFLSHHVNLFQDQGISFDRYENQGDQPILLDAQLRKDRIQFFFGLEGTTRLHFGPYIRSIDSENITFLFNPLQEHNFQIEITPNTKLITLFIPLEKLHKLFTTEDLPILSSDHIQQKIYQDKPMHQSILLTLLPLYKIQINKTIEHTYYYGKFLEVVSLYFSDKEADNTSCPFLNDENILKKIKEAKEILITELKNPPTIAELARKVSIPEYQLKSGFKELYGNTIYGYALAKKMEVARKLMDVENLQVNEVAYDLGYSNPSHFITAFKKQYGVTPKKYLMGK; encoded by the coding sequence ATGTCAAATTTTTCCTCATCCAGTCTTTTCCTTTCCCATCATGTCAACTTGTTTCAGGATCAGGGTATATCTTTTGACAGATATGAAAACCAGGGTGACCAACCAATCTTATTGGATGCTCAGCTCAGGAAAGATCGTATTCAATTCTTTTTTGGCCTCGAAGGCACCACCAGACTCCATTTTGGACCTTATATTCGAAGTATAGACTCAGAAAACATCACCTTTTTATTTAATCCTTTGCAGGAACACAATTTTCAGATTGAAATCACTCCAAATACCAAGCTCATCACTTTATTTATTCCCCTCGAAAAACTACACAAACTTTTCACCACTGAAGATCTTCCCATACTCAGCAGCGATCACATCCAGCAAAAGATCTATCAGGACAAGCCCATGCATCAGTCTATCTTGCTTACTTTATTGCCTTTATATAAAATCCAAATCAATAAGACCATCGAGCATACCTATTATTATGGCAAGTTCCTGGAGGTGGTGAGCCTGTATTTTTCCGACAAAGAGGCTGATAATACTTCCTGTCCTTTTCTCAATGATGAAAACATACTGAAGAAAATTAAAGAAGCAAAAGAAATCCTAATCACTGAACTCAAAAATCCACCTACCATCGCCGAGCTGGCCCGCAAAGTAAGCATACCCGAGTATCAGCTAAAATCCGGATTTAAAGAACTGTATGGCAATACTATCTATGGCTATGCACTGGCCAAAAAAATGGAGGTTGCTCGTAAACTCATGGATGTGGAAAACCTCCAGGTCAATGAAGTGGCCTATGATCTTGGTTATTCCAACCCCAGTCACTTTATTACCGCATTTAAAAAACAATACGGAGTGACTCCTAAAAAGTATTTGATGGGAAAATAG
- a CDS encoding type II toxin-antitoxin system death-on-curing family toxin, which produces MIYLDKEDIIFINKSTIETHGGNYLHPYNFLHEENLDYLLEAIQAEMFDQPIYPLISDKAALYCFNIICNHIFSDGNKRTGLEAALAFLKLNAYQFKSDLSNKELILFILSVASGEISLDECRTWFASNTIPLTTRRKGPDEKH; this is translated from the coding sequence ATGATATATCTAGATAAAGAAGACATTATTTTTATTAATAAAAGCACCATTGAGACACACGGAGGAAATTATCTACATCCTTACAATTTTCTACATGAAGAAAATTTAGATTATTTACTTGAAGCAATTCAAGCTGAAATGTTTGATCAGCCTATTTATCCTTTAATATCTGATAAAGCGGCGCTTTATTGTTTTAATATCATTTGCAATCATATTTTTTCCGACGGAAATAAAAGGACTGGACTGGAAGCAGCTTTAGCATTCCTTAAATTAAATGCTTATCAATTCAAAAGTGATCTCTCGAACAAAGAATTAATTTTATTTATCCTTTCAGTTGCCTCCGGCGAGATCAGTCTTGATGAATGCAGGACCTGGTTTGCTTCCAATACTATTCCATTAACTACACGCAGGAAAGGCCCGGATGAAAAGCATTGA
- a CDS encoding DUF2029 domain-containing protein has product MKSIDWTVAGKKKKMVLLVAALVTMVVSFLQYRLPLKSFDTTAPRYTHYNNYVIFKQSHFHLLENQDMYVSYPGEHHDLYKYSPAFALVFGMFSNMPDLLGLTLWNVLNILFLLWVLLYRGAPWEKKAGLLLLFMIPELVLTTQHAQSNALMAGLLILSFLDLESDRSGRAAVWIVIAAFIKIYAGLGVLLFFFYPHKTKYFLTAVSCSIMLCFLPLLVTSWSSLWMQYQGWWYMLSHDHDTSYGLSLMGLLNLIFPNFHAKSMIQLLGVILTLVCLIPMRKFQSLSLRTSYLSLLLLTLIIFNHKSESATFIVAIVGIGIWYFSKNQVSNLDTLILIFSLVFAELSTSDIFPVFIRKVYFVPYHVKVWPVILVYGIIFAELMRVGMSFKKGDKNSY; this is encoded by the coding sequence ATGAAAAGCATTGATTGGACTGTAGCTGGCAAAAAGAAAAAAATGGTCCTCCTGGTGGCGGCTCTTGTCACGATGGTGGTTAGTTTTCTTCAATACCGACTTCCTTTAAAATCATTTGACACTACCGCTCCGAGATACACTCATTATAATAATTATGTGATCTTTAAACAATCGCATTTTCATCTTTTAGAAAATCAGGACATGTATGTTTCGTATCCCGGGGAGCATCATGACCTATATAAATACAGCCCTGCATTTGCCCTGGTATTTGGTATGTTTTCGAACATGCCTGATCTGCTGGGACTCACTTTGTGGAATGTCCTTAATATTTTATTCCTGTTATGGGTATTACTCTATCGGGGAGCTCCCTGGGAGAAAAAAGCAGGGTTGTTGTTGCTTTTTATGATCCCTGAATTGGTATTGACTACCCAGCATGCCCAGTCCAATGCCTTGATGGCGGGTCTGCTTATCCTATCATTTTTGGACCTCGAATCGGATCGGAGTGGGCGGGCGGCTGTGTGGATCGTGATCGCTGCTTTTATTAAGATATACGCAGGACTTGGAGTTTTGTTGTTTTTCTTTTATCCACACAAAACCAAATACTTCCTTACTGCCGTCTCATGTTCAATCATGTTGTGCTTCTTGCCCTTGCTCGTGACCTCCTGGTCCTCCTTGTGGATGCAGTACCAGGGTTGGTGGTATATGCTGAGTCATGATCATGATACTTCGTATGGCTTATCCCTGATGGGGTTGTTGAATTTAATATTTCCCAATTTTCACGCTAAATCAATGATCCAGCTGTTGGGTGTGATTCTGACCCTGGTTTGTCTGATCCCTATGCGAAAATTTCAATCCCTGTCATTGCGCACTTCTTACCTCAGTTTATTGTTATTGACGCTTATAATATTTAATCACAAAAGCGAGTCGGCGACTTTTATTGTAGCAATAGTAGGTATTGGAATCTGGTATTTTTCAAAGAATCAGGTGTCGAACTTAGACACGCTAATATTGATCTTTTCCTTGGTGTTTGCAGAATTAAGTACTTCAGATATTTTTCCAGTCTTTATCCGCAAGGTATATTTCGTACCCTATCATGTGAAGGTATGGCCGGTGATTTTAGTTTACGGGATTATTTTTGCAGAATTGATGAGGGTGGGAATGTCGTTTAAGAAAGGGGATAAAAATTCATACTAG